A portion of the Oxynema aestuarii AP17 genome contains these proteins:
- a CDS encoding dienelactone hydrolase family protein: MTRFTRRNFIVMSTLAAGFALCARPISSQTIFTDREGLIAGEVKIPVSDGKIPAYRAMPDTGSDFPVVLVVQEIFGVHEHIQDVCRRFAKLGYLAIAPEMYARQGDVSQMTEIQEIIEKVVSKVPDEQVMADLDATLTWAETSSQGNLDKVGITGFCWGGRVVWLYAAHNPQVKAGVAWYGRLVGESTELTPQHPVDIAESLTVPILGLYGGQDDLIPLDTVEQMRDRLDAGNSDSEIVVYPDAPHGFHADYRPTYREEVARDAWQKLLVWFEQYGVV, encoded by the coding sequence ATGACCCGTTTTACCCGTCGAAATTTTATCGTCATGTCCACGTTGGCGGCAGGATTTGCCTTGTGCGCCCGTCCGATTTCTTCCCAGACGATTTTCACCGATCGTGAGGGCTTGATTGCCGGAGAAGTCAAAATTCCGGTCAGCGATGGTAAAATCCCCGCTTATCGCGCCATGCCGGACACGGGCAGCGATTTTCCCGTGGTTTTGGTCGTGCAAGAAATTTTCGGGGTTCACGAACATATCCAAGATGTCTGTCGCCGTTTTGCCAAACTCGGCTATTTGGCGATCGCCCCCGAAATGTACGCCAGACAGGGCGATGTGTCTCAAATGACTGAAATTCAGGAAATTATCGAAAAGGTGGTTTCCAAAGTCCCCGACGAGCAAGTGATGGCCGATTTAGATGCCACTCTCACTTGGGCGGAAACGAGCAGTCAGGGCAATCTCGACAAAGTCGGGATTACGGGCTTTTGCTGGGGCGGGCGCGTGGTGTGGCTGTATGCGGCTCACAATCCCCAGGTCAAAGCGGGGGTCGCGTGGTACGGGCGCCTGGTAGGGGAGTCTACCGAGTTAACGCCGCAACACCCGGTCGATATTGCCGAAAGCCTCACCGTTCCCATTTTGGGGCTTTACGGCGGTCAAGATGATTTGATTCCCCTCGATACAGTGGAGCAAATGCGCGATCGCCTCGACGCCGGAAACAGCGATTCCGAGATCGTCGTCTATCCCGACGCCCCCCACGGGTTCCACGCCGACTATCGCCCCACCTACCGGGAAGAAGTCGCCCGCGACGCTTGGCAAAAACTGCTCGTTTGGTTTGAACAATACGGGGTGGTTTGA